From Nerophis lumbriciformis linkage group LG39, RoL_Nlum_v2.1, whole genome shotgun sequence, one genomic window encodes:
- the lrit1b gene encoding leucine-rich repeat, immunoglobulin-like domain and transmembrane domain-containing protein 1b isoform X1, protein MPPHFFCAFCLALVLFPLMSTSCPVQCSCFYHKLSDGSKARSVLCNDPEISVIPTNFPADTSKLRIEKTTISRISSDNFRYLGSMEFLWMSFNSLSLLSVDSFRGLTNLDELRLDGNSLTSFPWESLKDMPNLRLLDLHNNKISSIPAEATVYIKNITYLDLSSNSLTTVPADVLSLWLSVKPSQDADSSKFILGEASSCHIYLWTPPGRIGLITLVVCGYNGFHATRFYTCVSGLHDNPWLCDCRLYDLVQFQKSPRSSVALIDPRLRCADPESLSGVFFTEAALQRCQGPRVHTAVARVRSSLGNNVLLRCGTVGVPIPELSWSRADGKKINGTIQQEISKEGIIWSILSVPAVSYRDSGKYVCKAANFVGTADAIISLVITDSFRSEEAGGGGGAVAKRTRGKKSGGVGRAAYQEKLIARYVPPPTSSPGKPIIQPLNGKGVSGKFEVESYSVSDGSRGQGKASDPHKMEQGSLGNMIANASSLQAPEKRIVRSVKVIGDTDHTVSLNWRAPTATNTTEFSILYAVFGERDMRRINVAAGKNRITIDGLVPKTKYIACVCVKGLIPKKEQCVIFSTDEAASASGTQKLINVVVITVACVIAVPLTLIVCCGAIKKRCQKLLGRESKEMQDSYVTFETLGPGAKGKGIEGEYLARLNPDESNRLLSARSSVDSEAITRTEGPPNEYFC, encoded by the exons atgcctccacattttttttgtgctttttgcTTGGCTTTGGTTCTTTTCCCGCTCATGAGCACTTCTTGTCCTGTACAGTGCAGCTGCTTCTACCACAAACTGAGCGATGGATCCAAAGCAAG AAGTGTACTTTGCAATGATCCTGAGATCAGCGTCATTCCGACGAACTTCCCCGCCGACACATCCAAGCTACGCATCGAGAAGACTACGATCTCAAGGATTTCTAGTGACAACTTCCGTTACCTCGGCAGCATGGAGTTCTTGTGGATGTCTTTCAACTCCCTTAGTTTGCTCAGTGTGGACAGTTTCCGGGGTCTTACCAATTTGGACGAGCTGAGGCTGGACGGGAACTCTCTCACCTCGTTCCCGTGGGAGTCTCTGAAGGACATGCCTAACCTGAGGCTGCTCGACCTGCACAACAACAAGATCTCCAGCATCCCTGCCGAGGCCACTGTGTACATTAAGAACATCACCTACTTGGATTTATCCAGCAACAGTCTCACAACTGTCCCTGCGGACGTCCTCTCGCTGTGGCTGAGCGTGAAACCATCTCAAGATGCAGACTCCTCTAAATTCATTCTTGGTGAGGCTTCTAGCTGCCATATTTACCTCTGGACACCACCTGGGAGGATTGGTCTAATTACACTAGTTGTGTGTGGTTATAACGGCTTTCATGCAACAAGGTTTTACACTTGCGTTTCAGGTCTCCACGACAACCCGTGGTTGTGCGACTGCCGGCTCTACGATCTGGTCCAGTTTCAGAAGTCTCCAAGGTCATCTGTGGCTCTAATAGACCCCAGGTTGCGATGTGCAGACCCTGAGAGTCTATCTGGGGTTTTCTTCACCGAAGCTGCACTGCAGAGGTGCCAGGGCCCTCGAGTGCACACAGCCGTAGCACGCGTCCGTAGCTCATTGGGCAACAATGTGCTGCTTCGCTGTGGCACAGTCGGTGTACCCATCCCCGAACTGTCCTGGAGTCGCGCCGACGGCAAGAAAATCAACGGCACTA ttCAGCAAGAGATCTCAAAGGAGGGAATCATTTGGTCCATTTTGAGCGTGCCTGCTGTCTCATACCGGGATTCGGGAAAGTATGTGTGCAAAGCAGCTAACTTTGTGGGAACAGCAGACGCCATCATCTCACTGGTGATTACAGACTCATTTCGGTCTGAAGAAGCAGGGGGTGGCGGCGGGGCGGTCGCTAAGAGAACCAGAGGGAAAAAATCTGGCGGTGTTGGGAGGGCTGCATACCAGGAGAAACTGATTGCCAGGTATGTGCCTCCCCCAACGTCCTCACCAGGCAAGCCCATCATTCAACCCCTCAATGGCAAAGGTGTCTCTGGGAAGTTTGAGGTAGAGAGCTACAGCGTTTCTGATGGCTCTCGAGGACAAGGCAAAGCATCTGACCCTCATAAGATGGAGCAGGGCTCTCTGGGTAACATGATAGCCAACGCCTCGTCCTTACAAGCTCCGGAGAAAAGGATTGTGCGTTCTGTGAAGGTGATCGGGGATACCGACCACACCGTCTCGTTGAACTGGAGAGCCCCAACAGCGACAAACACTACAGAGTTCAGCATCCTGTACGCCGTGTTTGGCGAAAGGGACATGCGCCGGATCAACGTAGCTGCAGGCAAAAACCGTATCACCATCGACGGTCTGGTGCCAAAAACAAAGTACATTGCTTGCGTTTGCGTCAAAGGTCTGATCCCGAAAAAGGAACAGTGTGTAATCTTCTCAACGGATGAGGCGGCCAGCGCGAGCGGCACCCAAAAGCTCATCAATGTGGTGGTTATAACAGTGGCCTGCGTCATTGCCGTGCCCCTCACTCTCATTGTGTGCTGCGGCGCCATCAAGAAGCGCTGCCAAAAACTCCTGGGCAGGGAATCCAAGGAAATGCAGGACTCTTATGTCACATTTGAGACTCTGGGACCTGGGGCTAAAGGTAAAGGAATAGAAGGCGAGTATCTGGCCCGGCTAAACCCTGATGAGTCCAATCGGCTGCTCTCTGCCAGGTCTAGCGTTGACTCGGAGGCCATAACCAGGACTGAGGGGCCACCGAATGAGTACTTCTGCTAG
- the lrit1b gene encoding leucine-rich repeat, immunoglobulin-like domain and transmembrane domain-containing protein 1b isoform X2: MPPHFFCAFCLALVLFPLMSTSCPVQCSCFYHKLSDGSKARSVLCNDPEISVIPTNFPADTSKLRIEKTTISRISSDNFRYLGSMEFLWMSFNSLSLLSVDSFRGLTNLDELRLDGNSLTSFPWESLKDMPNLRLLDLHNNKISSIPAEATVYIKNITYLDLSSNSLTTVPADVLSLWLSVKPSQDADSSKFILGLHDNPWLCDCRLYDLVQFQKSPRSSVALIDPRLRCADPESLSGVFFTEAALQRCQGPRVHTAVARVRSSLGNNVLLRCGTVGVPIPELSWSRADGKKINGTIQQEISKEGIIWSILSVPAVSYRDSGKYVCKAANFVGTADAIISLVITDSFRSEEAGGGGGAVAKRTRGKKSGGVGRAAYQEKLIARYVPPPTSSPGKPIIQPLNGKGVSGKFEVESYSVSDGSRGQGKASDPHKMEQGSLGNMIANASSLQAPEKRIVRSVKVIGDTDHTVSLNWRAPTATNTTEFSILYAVFGERDMRRINVAAGKNRITIDGLVPKTKYIACVCVKGLIPKKEQCVIFSTDEAASASGTQKLINVVVITVACVIAVPLTLIVCCGAIKKRCQKLLGRESKEMQDSYVTFETLGPGAKGKGIEGEYLARLNPDESNRLLSARSSVDSEAITRTEGPPNEYFC; the protein is encoded by the exons atgcctccacattttttttgtgctttttgcTTGGCTTTGGTTCTTTTCCCGCTCATGAGCACTTCTTGTCCTGTACAGTGCAGCTGCTTCTACCACAAACTGAGCGATGGATCCAAAGCAAG AAGTGTACTTTGCAATGATCCTGAGATCAGCGTCATTCCGACGAACTTCCCCGCCGACACATCCAAGCTACGCATCGAGAAGACTACGATCTCAAGGATTTCTAGTGACAACTTCCGTTACCTCGGCAGCATGGAGTTCTTGTGGATGTCTTTCAACTCCCTTAGTTTGCTCAGTGTGGACAGTTTCCGGGGTCTTACCAATTTGGACGAGCTGAGGCTGGACGGGAACTCTCTCACCTCGTTCCCGTGGGAGTCTCTGAAGGACATGCCTAACCTGAGGCTGCTCGACCTGCACAACAACAAGATCTCCAGCATCCCTGCCGAGGCCACTGTGTACATTAAGAACATCACCTACTTGGATTTATCCAGCAACAGTCTCACAACTGTCCCTGCGGACGTCCTCTCGCTGTGGCTGAGCGTGAAACCATCTCAAGATGCAGACTCCTCTAAATTCATTCTTG GTCTCCACGACAACCCGTGGTTGTGCGACTGCCGGCTCTACGATCTGGTCCAGTTTCAGAAGTCTCCAAGGTCATCTGTGGCTCTAATAGACCCCAGGTTGCGATGTGCAGACCCTGAGAGTCTATCTGGGGTTTTCTTCACCGAAGCTGCACTGCAGAGGTGCCAGGGCCCTCGAGTGCACACAGCCGTAGCACGCGTCCGTAGCTCATTGGGCAACAATGTGCTGCTTCGCTGTGGCACAGTCGGTGTACCCATCCCCGAACTGTCCTGGAGTCGCGCCGACGGCAAGAAAATCAACGGCACTA ttCAGCAAGAGATCTCAAAGGAGGGAATCATTTGGTCCATTTTGAGCGTGCCTGCTGTCTCATACCGGGATTCGGGAAAGTATGTGTGCAAAGCAGCTAACTTTGTGGGAACAGCAGACGCCATCATCTCACTGGTGATTACAGACTCATTTCGGTCTGAAGAAGCAGGGGGTGGCGGCGGGGCGGTCGCTAAGAGAACCAGAGGGAAAAAATCTGGCGGTGTTGGGAGGGCTGCATACCAGGAGAAACTGATTGCCAGGTATGTGCCTCCCCCAACGTCCTCACCAGGCAAGCCCATCATTCAACCCCTCAATGGCAAAGGTGTCTCTGGGAAGTTTGAGGTAGAGAGCTACAGCGTTTCTGATGGCTCTCGAGGACAAGGCAAAGCATCTGACCCTCATAAGATGGAGCAGGGCTCTCTGGGTAACATGATAGCCAACGCCTCGTCCTTACAAGCTCCGGAGAAAAGGATTGTGCGTTCTGTGAAGGTGATCGGGGATACCGACCACACCGTCTCGTTGAACTGGAGAGCCCCAACAGCGACAAACACTACAGAGTTCAGCATCCTGTACGCCGTGTTTGGCGAAAGGGACATGCGCCGGATCAACGTAGCTGCAGGCAAAAACCGTATCACCATCGACGGTCTGGTGCCAAAAACAAAGTACATTGCTTGCGTTTGCGTCAAAGGTCTGATCCCGAAAAAGGAACAGTGTGTAATCTTCTCAACGGATGAGGCGGCCAGCGCGAGCGGCACCCAAAAGCTCATCAATGTGGTGGTTATAACAGTGGCCTGCGTCATTGCCGTGCCCCTCACTCTCATTGTGTGCTGCGGCGCCATCAAGAAGCGCTGCCAAAAACTCCTGGGCAGGGAATCCAAGGAAATGCAGGACTCTTATGTCACATTTGAGACTCTGGGACCTGGGGCTAAAGGTAAAGGAATAGAAGGCGAGTATCTGGCCCGGCTAAACCCTGATGAGTCCAATCGGCTGCTCTCTGCCAGGTCTAGCGTTGACTCGGAGGCCATAACCAGGACTGAGGGGCCACCGAATGAGTACTTCTGCTAG